In Terriglobia bacterium, the genomic stretch ATCGGCCTGCTGGTGGATACGAGCGGGAGCGTCTGGGGCAAGCTTCGATTCGAGCGGGAGGCGGCCACAAAGTTTTTTTATTCCAATCTTCGGCGCGGGCGCGACAAAGCGTTCGTGATGGCTTTTGATTCACGCGCCGTTGTCCTTCAGGACTTCACGGATAATCCGGCAACGTTGCAGCACGCAGTTGAACACATGATCGCCGGCGGATCGACGGCGCTGTTCGACGCCGTCGCCGAAGCTGCCAGGCAGAAACTTGGAAGACAGTATGGCAAACACGTCCTGATCGTCCTCAGCGACGGCCTCGATAACTCCAGTCACACCGACCTGGCAGGGACGCTGGAAGCCGCGCAGAAGAATGACGTCGTGATCTATACGATCAGCACAAACCGCACGGAAGGTCTTCAGCCGGAGGCTCCCGCGCGTGGAGACGCCAATCTCAGCCGGCTGGCCGAGGAAACCGGCGGATATGCGCTGTTTCCGAAACGGCTTGAAGATCTCACCGAGGCATTTCACCGCATCGGAGAGGATTTACGCGCCCAATACAGCCTCGCCTACGGCCCGACGAATTCGAGCCGCGACGGAACATATCGCATGATCGATGTCGTCCCCTCGCACAAGGGTTACACCGTGCGTTGCCGGCACGGCTACTTCGCGCCCGGAGTACACTCTTAAAGGATGGACGGCCAGACACGATCGAATATCCAGCCCGGCATACGAGTCCGGGTGGTGGAAAAGCAGAACCAGCGCACGGGCCAGCTGACCGAGGGCGTCGTTCAACGCATCCTGACGAATTCTCCGAATCACCCGCATGGAATCAAGGTCATGCTTGAAAACGGCATCGTCGGACGCGTCAAAGAAATTATCAGGTAGGGCCGGAGCCTTCGGCGAGAATCATGCTGGACCGGGCGCTTTGATGCCTCAGCGCTTTCGCCGGAGCGTACTCGACAGAATCGGACCAGGCCTTTGCCAGTTCGACGGAGGGAAACTCGAGAATCACGAGCCGCTTCGGCGACCAGTCCCCTTCGAGTGTTTCCACCTTTCCGCCGCGCACCAGAAACCTGCCGCCATATTTGACAACTGTGGCGGGGACCATGGTCTTGTAGATTTCGTATTTCTCGGGATCGAGGACTTCCAGATCGACGATGACATAGCCAGGCATCTTTTCCTCAGCCTAACGTGGTAATCCGGTTCATCAGTCTCGCCTGTGTCGGAGGAATCGTAAACCTGAATCTTCCATTTCATGGTTATTCACCCGCTGGAGAGTCCTTCGCAAAGGAGATTCCGCGGTAAACCTAAGAAATTTCATCCGCCTTCCGGATGCATCGAAAAAAACCTGGAATTTCTTCATGGAATTAAGAACGGAGATTTTATTAATCCCGCCGGACTAATCCCACTTTGCAATTCGAGAGGCTTTCAGCGTGCTGCCGCTGAGTACGCCGTGGATGGAGATCGTTTCGCCCGAATGGAAGTCTTCAAGACGAAGATTGTCGACGCCGTCCTGGAAGAGCGTGCTGTCGGTCGTGATGACCATGTATTCATTGGGAATCAAACCGTCCTGGACCGGTCTGACGGACGAATTTCTCGCGGCATGTCCCGGCAATAAGACCGCGATGCCCGGCATTCGAACGGAAGGCACCCTGCCGGATATCCTCTGCCAGAGGCTTTCCTTGATCTCGGGCACAATATGCAGACTCTGACCTTCAGAGCCGCGAATTTTCAGTGTTCGGTTTTTCCCATCGATTCGTAAGATGCGGCCGGTTGTCGCAATCGGCATCGGCGGTGGATCCTGATTGAACATGTCCGCTGCAAAACCCGAAACCGTCATCAGCATAAGGATAGCGATGCAGAGGGTTCGATTCATGGCAAGGGATTATACCCTCAAATTGGGGGGAAGTTTATTGGAGGTTGCATCATTGGAGGTTTCTGCATTTCATACAATTTTGACTGCAAACCGAGCCAAAACGCCTGCCGCTCAGGGCTGATTTCCGACTGTTCGCCCGAAAACCGGCTAGTTGTGAGAAGCCCGTCCCGCAGACTTGGGGCTGGGAGGTTCCACGACCATGCGCTTTCGATCGTTATTGGTTGCAGCAGCCGTTCTATTGATCTGGAGTATTTCCGCTTTCGCTCAGGTGCCTCAATTCGAAGTGGCGTCTATCCGGCCGTCAGGACCGATCGGCCAGATCAATACCGGTATCAACGCGGGCGTTCATATCGATGGAGCGCAAGTTCGGTTTACGTTGTTCAATCTCATTTCGTATATCGGCTATGCGTACGACGTTCCTCCATATCAAGTCCATGGGCTGGATTGGATGGGATCGGCCTGGTTCGACATTTCCGCTAAAATGCCGGACGGCGCCGACACAAAGCAGGTCCGCGCAATGCTGGGCTCGCTGCTGGAGGAGCGCTTCGGGTTGAAGGCACATCGTGAAAGCCGGGAGTTTCCCGTATATGCGCTCGAAGTCGCCAGGACTGGACTCAAAATGAATGAACTGGCGCCCGATCCTGCTCTCGACCTCGCCAGGCAAGGCGGTGAAAATATATCGATGAAGATCCAGGGGAATGGCGGCACTTATGACCTTGGCAATGGCGCATATTTTGCGGTCGGCGAACAAGGATTCGAAGGGAAGAAGCTCACGATGCGGACGTTGTGTAAGGTCATCCGGCCGTTCCTCGATCGCGACGTCGTCGATATGACGAACCTGAAGGGCACGTATGATTTCCAGCTACCCGTCACATCGGAGGACCGTATTGCAATGATGATACGTTCGGCCGTCAATGCAGGAATGGGCGCGACACTCCCTCCGCAAATGCTGCGGTTGCTGGACAGCGCATCGGGAGATTCTTTTGCGGAAGCGCTGCAAAAGCTTGGGCTCGTGCTTGTGCCGCGGAAGGCGCCGTTGGAGGTCGTCGTCGTCGATTCGCTGCAAAAGACACCGACAGAGAATTGAGATGAAGCGCATTATCTTCCTGAAACCGTTCTTTTGGCCGCGCATCAGCACACTCAGAGAACTTCCGCTCGCGCTGCTGCAGATTGCGATCTACGGAGCTCTTTCGGGGCCTATCGTCGGTTACTTTTTCATCTGGCTGATGAGGCCGCCAGGAATCTGGCATGTCACGCTCCCCCCGGGCGCGTTTGTCGGGTGGCTCGTGTACGCAAGCCGGTCCGCCATCCTGTACGTCGGCATTTACTATCTGACGTTGGGCGTCTCGATCGACTACAGCCGGCGCCGGTACCAACCCCGTGGGCTCAAGCTCGGTTTGCTCTACGGCGCCGGCTGGGTTGTGGCCTTGTTCCTGACGGCATGGATCACGCCGGGCACCGAACAATTCCGCCAGAAATTCCTGGCGATGTTTGATGGAGATTCTTTACGCGTCGTCGTTGTAATGACGATTCTTTTCGCGCTCATCCGCTTGTTCCGGAGCAGGCTCGAGAAAGCCAGGGCCGAGAAGGCCGCAGCCGAAGCACTCTCTCAGGTCAAAGCACTTCAGGCGCAGATCAATCCCCACTTCTTTTTCAATACGCTGAATACGATCTATGCGCTGATCCCTGTAGATCCGCCGGCGGCGCAGCGGACCGTCGCTCTCCTTGCGGACATGAGCCGGCATGCGTTCGCAACCGCCCAGGCGGATCTGATTCCGCTTGCGCAGGAACTGGATTTTGTGAAGGCTTATCTGGAGATTGAAAAAGTACGGTTCGGGCAACGACTGCAGTGTGAGATGCCCGGCACGGAGACGGCCGCAGGCATTCATGTGCCGGCCCTTATTGTTCAGCCGTTGATCGAAAATGCCATCCGGCATGGAATCTCGCGGCGTATGGACGGCGGTAAAGTTGCCGTGGAGATCGACCGAAAGGGCGATTCTTTCTCGGTAACCGTCAGGAACCAGTGTGACGCTTCGCCGGAACGTTCCGCGTTGTCATTCTTTCGTGAAGGCCACGCGCTCGAAAACATCCGCGAGCGTCTGCGCATCCATTATCGCGATAAGGCGCTGCTCACCATTTCGTTTCCCAGCGTCGATGCGGTTGCCGTCACGATTACAGGCCCTCTCCAATGATTCGATCTCTGGTTGTAGACGATGAAAAAGTTGCCCGCGAACATATGGTCCGCCTGCTGGCGGACTATTCCGATGTGACCACCGTCGGCACGGCTTCCAACGGTGTGGAAGCTTTGCAGGCGATCTCGGACTCCACTCCGGATGTCCTATTTCTCGACATCGAAATGCCGGAAATGAACGGGTTCGACGTGCTTGCCCAGCTGCGGACCGCTCCGCTTGTCGTTTTCGCGACAGCCTACGACGAGTATGCCGTTCAGGCATTCGAAGCCAACGCGATCGACTATCTCCTGAAACCAGTGCAGCCATCCCGCCTGGCCAGGACGATCGAAAAGGTACGAGTCACGCTCGACAAACCACCAAAAGACTATGAATCCCTGCTCCGGCGCGCCCTGTCGCAAATCCGGCCCGGACCGCCTGCCAAGCTTGCGGCCCGGCGAGGCAGACGGATCGTGTTGCTGTCCCCGAGGGAGATTCTTTACGCGCGGATCGAAGACGATATTGTGTTCTTTTATTCGCAAAGCGACCGGTTCGCAACCGACCGTACCATCACAGAGCTCGACGAACTCCTGGCGCCGGCAGGATTCTGCCGGATCAGCCGTTCTACCATCGTGAACCTCGCTTATGCGCGGGAGCTCTTGCCTTGGCTCAACGGCACGTGGAAGTTGAAACTGGCCAACAATACCGAACTGGACGTCAGCCGTGAGCGGGCTCGCGACCTCAAGTCGCGAATCGGATAATCACAATACGCAGGCAAGCGCCGGCGGCTCAAACTGTCATCATGGATGGACGCTTTCCGAAGGCAAAATCAGTGATGCAGAAAGGTGGGGCGCACACCGGGATTCCCGAGGGTCTGGGTCGCTCCACACTCAGTTTTCCCTCGGCTTTGATATAGACTCTCTGATGCGTCAGGGGAGTTCTATTTTTCAACGTTTCTGGAGGGTCCAATGCAACGACTGCGTATATTTTCTGTACTGCTGGCCATCGTGCTCCTCACAGCCTGCGGCCAAAAGGATTCGAGTCAAGCGGCGCCGGATTCCACCGCGCCCCATGCCAATGTTGTCCTGCGTGACGGCACCAGGCTATCGGGTACAGTCACATCCAGCACTCCGTCCCAGATCACACTGAATCTGGATAGCGGCGGCACACGCACGGTGCTCACGAAAGAC encodes the following:
- a CDS encoding VWA domain-containing protein encodes the protein MRLKLVLLGFFAFYLAVSAQETVSPVRLKPGPVEHALSVNVDRVNVLFTVSGKGGKLVTHLTKDDFKVFEDGNPQDISNFSRESDLPLNIGLLVDTSGSVWGKLRFEREAATKFFYSNLRRGRDKAFVMAFDSRAVVLQDFTDNPATLQHAVEHMIAGGSTALFDAVAEAARQKLGRQYGKHVLIVLSDGLDNSSHTDLAGTLEAAQKNDVVIYTISTNRTEGLQPEAPARGDANLSRLAEETGGYALFPKRLEDLTEAFHRIGEDLRAQYSLAYGPTNSSRDGTYRMIDVVPSHKGYTVRCRHGYFAPGVHS
- a CDS encoding YwbE family protein codes for the protein MDGQTRSNIQPGIRVRVVEKQNQRTGQLTEGVVQRILTNSPNHPHGIKVMLENGIVGRVKEIIR
- a CDS encoding DUF1330 domain-containing protein, with product MPGYVIVDLEVLDPEKYEIYKTMVPATVVKYGGRFLVRGGKVETLEGDWSPKRLVILEFPSVELAKAWSDSVEYAPAKALRHQSARSSMILAEGSGPT
- a CDS encoding TIGR03435 family protein — protein: MRFRSLLVAAAVLLIWSISAFAQVPQFEVASIRPSGPIGQINTGINAGVHIDGAQVRFTLFNLISYIGYAYDVPPYQVHGLDWMGSAWFDISAKMPDGADTKQVRAMLGSLLEERFGLKAHRESREFPVYALEVARTGLKMNELAPDPALDLARQGGENISMKIQGNGGTYDLGNGAYFAVGEQGFEGKKLTMRTLCKVIRPFLDRDVVDMTNLKGTYDFQLPVTSEDRIAMMIRSAVNAGMGATLPPQMLRLLDSASGDSFAEALQKLGLVLVPRKAPLEVVVVDSLQKTPTEN
- a CDS encoding histidine kinase, translating into MKRIIFLKPFFWPRISTLRELPLALLQIAIYGALSGPIVGYFFIWLMRPPGIWHVTLPPGAFVGWLVYASRSAILYVGIYYLTLGVSIDYSRRRYQPRGLKLGLLYGAGWVVALFLTAWITPGTEQFRQKFLAMFDGDSLRVVVVMTILFALIRLFRSRLEKARAEKAAAEALSQVKALQAQINPHFFFNTLNTIYALIPVDPPAAQRTVALLADMSRHAFATAQADLIPLAQELDFVKAYLEIEKVRFGQRLQCEMPGTETAAGIHVPALIVQPLIENAIRHGISRRMDGGKVAVEIDRKGDSFSVTVRNQCDASPERSALSFFREGHALENIRERLRIHYRDKALLTISFPSVDAVAVTITGPLQ
- a CDS encoding LytTR family DNA-binding domain-containing protein, with the protein product MIRSLVVDDEKVAREHMVRLLADYSDVTTVGTASNGVEALQAISDSTPDVLFLDIEMPEMNGFDVLAQLRTAPLVVFATAYDEYAVQAFEANAIDYLLKPVQPSRLARTIEKVRVTLDKPPKDYESLLRRALSQIRPGPPAKLAARRGRRIVLLSPREILYARIEDDIVFFYSQSDRFATDRTITELDELLAPAGFCRISRSTIVNLAYARELLPWLNGTWKLKLANNTELDVSRERARDLKSRIG